A genome region from Candidatus Melainabacteria bacterium includes the following:
- a CDS encoding type II toxin-antitoxin system PemK/MazF family toxin, whose amino-acid sequence MSSRAPQYRKGDVVLVSFPYTTDEGQTQTKRRPAVIISNDYNNQRLDDVLLVPLTSNTTRAGREPTQVVVAMNTPEGKEAGLRLDSVIDCTVIATIPKTLLVSKIGQFPNETMERVDQCLMIAMAIGRPVQTEPRPPLSFGSGDQNEPKSESA is encoded by the coding sequence ATGTCCTCCAGAGCACCTCAGTACAGGAAAGGCGACGTTGTCTTAGTATCCTTTCCTTACACCACAGACGAAGGACAGACGCAAACAAAGCGGCGTCCGGCTGTGATCATTTCCAATGACTACAATAACCAGCGACTCGACGACGTGCTACTGGTGCCGCTGACAAGTAACACAACCAGAGCCGGGCGCGAACCAACCCAGGTTGTCGTTGCCATGAACACGCCCGAAGGCAAGGAAGCAGGCCTTCGTCTGGACAGCGTTATCGATTGCACGGTCATTGCAACCATTCCCAAGACTCTTTTGGTAAGTAAGATCGGTCAGTTTCCAAATGAGACTATGGAACGTGTCGATCAATGTTTGATGATCGCCATGGCAATCGGGCGTCCGGTTCAGACTGAGCCGAGACCACCGCTTTCTTTCGGCAGCGGCGATCAGAATGAGCCCAAATCTGAAAGTGCTTGA
- a CDS encoding HAD family hydrolase produces the protein MQRLVLFDIDETMISSDGAGRRAISRVLNEHYQIEPHHLNIPMSGKTDPQILTEILTASAIPLHEINDAIPVVIDKYLGLLQEEIVASKYYIVHDGVYILLEAIAAHPDMYLGLLTGNVERGARMKLDHFDLNKHFELGAYGSDSANRLDLPAVAVERARQLFKIHFQPDEVVIIGDSVNDVLCAKGYNAKCIAVNTGKTSWDELQAANPEYLFKSLADTQAVMDAILASMPASTECKY, from the coding sequence GTGCAAAGATTAGTTCTATTCGATATCGACGAAACGATGATTTCATCGGACGGCGCGGGAAGACGCGCCATCTCGCGAGTCCTCAACGAGCACTATCAAATTGAGCCGCACCACCTGAACATCCCCATGTCAGGCAAGACAGACCCGCAAATCTTGACCGAGATTTTGACGGCATCAGCGATTCCGTTGCATGAAATCAACGACGCCATTCCGGTAGTAATCGACAAGTATCTGGGCTTATTGCAGGAAGAAATCGTTGCCTCAAAATATTACATCGTCCATGATGGCGTCTATATTCTGCTTGAAGCAATTGCAGCGCATCCGGACATGTATCTTGGACTGTTGACAGGCAACGTAGAACGCGGCGCGAGAATGAAACTCGACCACTTCGATCTGAACAAACACTTTGAGCTGGGCGCCTACGGTTCGGACTCTGCGAACCGTTTAGACCTTCCTGCAGTTGCAGTCGAACGAGCCAGGCAGCTTTTCAAAATTCACTTCCAGCCAGACGAAGTCGTCATTATCGGTGACAGCGTCAATGATGTGTTGTGCGCAAAAGGCTACAATGCAAAATGCATAGCAGTCAACACAGGCAAGACCTCGTGGGACGAGTTGCAAGCCGCCAATCCAGAATACTTGTTCAAATCGCTGGCTGACACACAGGCAGTCATGGACGCCATTCTAGCGTCTATGCCGGCGTCGACAGAATGCAAATACTGA
- a CDS encoding tetratricopeptide repeat protein, with amino-acid sequence MDARWLSYKEQAERAVQQNKLEHAESLWYAALQDAEGFPENDPRLTVTLECLAELLFKQGKYAQAEPLCERTLQIYERTIGPTHPDVGILANNLAMLYHMQDKFEQAENLYKKALAVQTKALGAKHPEVINLLGNYANLLFRVHRDAEGEQMRAMAKSATTGKWNMSGRYQAYNAGGVAPSHAQAPAQAAQSTPPKQTQQQQSDTVPPSSKILHSVGAPPPIQKPVMPESPQFPLPPPSTEAPPTQSGIGRLMQQRKDSLNNP; translated from the coding sequence ATGGATGCAAGATGGCTGAGTTATAAAGAACAGGCTGAGCGAGCCGTTCAACAAAACAAACTCGAACACGCCGAATCACTCTGGTATGCCGCACTGCAAGATGCAGAGGGTTTTCCGGAAAACGATCCAAGACTGACAGTAACGCTCGAGTGCCTGGCCGAGTTGCTCTTCAAACAGGGTAAGTACGCGCAAGCAGAGCCGCTTTGCGAACGCACTCTGCAAATTTACGAGCGCACAATCGGACCGACTCATCCAGACGTCGGCATCCTCGCAAATAACCTGGCCATGCTTTACCACATGCAAGACAAATTCGAGCAGGCTGAAAACCTGTACAAGAAAGCTCTGGCCGTGCAAACGAAAGCACTTGGCGCAAAACATCCCGAAGTTATCAACTTGCTCGGAAACTATGCAAATCTGCTCTTTCGTGTCCATCGAGACGCAGAGGGAGAACAGATGCGGGCCATGGCCAAGAGCGCGACTACCGGCAAGTGGAACATGTCGGGAAGATATCAGGCCTACAATGCCGGTGGAGTAGCTCCGTCGCACGCCCAGGCGCCGGCTCAGGCAGCTCAAAGCACCCCACCAAAACAAACGCAACAGCAACAGTCAGACACCGTGCCCCCTTCCAGCAAAATATTGCACTCAGTCGGAGCTCCTCCGCCAATTCAAAAGCCCGTCATGCCGGAATCTCCACAATTTCCTTTGCCACCGCCTTCTACCGAGGCGCCGCCGACGCAGTCTGGTATTGGTCGTCTGATGCAACAGCGCAAAGACTCCTTGAACAACCCCTAG
- a CDS encoding cobalamin B12-binding domain-containing protein: MAKKIRVLIGKPGLDGHDRGAKVVARALRDAGMEVVYTGLHRSPEEIVETAIQEDVDAIGLSVLSGAHMTLFPRVVELLKEQGIDDIVVFGGGVIPDEDREILLAKGISEIFVPGGGTQKTIQFLKERFGGDQN, translated from the coding sequence ATGGCTAAGAAAATTCGAGTACTGATTGGTAAGCCCGGTCTTGATGGTCACGACCGCGGCGCAAAAGTCGTGGCGAGAGCCCTCCGCGACGCGGGTATGGAAGTTGTGTACACGGGTTTGCACCGCTCGCCCGAAGAGATTGTTGAAACTGCCATTCAAGAGGACGTCGACGCTATCGGCTTGAGCGTTCTTTCCGGTGCCCATATGACCCTTTTCCCCAGAGTGGTCGAGTTGCTCAAAGAACAGGGCATTGATGACATTGTTGTTTTCGGCGGTGGGGTGATTCCCGATGAAGACCGCGAGATTTTGCTGGCAAAAGGCATCTCTGAAATCTTCGTTCCCGGAGGCGGCACTCAAAAGACCATCCAGTTCTTAAAAGAGCGCTTCGGTGGCGACCAGAATTAG
- a CDS encoding diguanylate cyclase, translated as MAVEFPTRFNIRTRMLLLCLGVAAPLLAIGSFSLWKEYRTLKQEAQRATTFQAAISVRTLGQWTKAQLSTVRAIASIHAVQQMNLDTSKKVFATALQAQPFWTEITLFSAAGEPVLSTSAIPNAQKTAVRLTSVPFISKVEKTKSPLVSGYEHAPISGKAAILVGAPVIASGELQGVLVAAIDPKAVLNLFLGLGENNGNIVAVVDDSKRVVARTLQNDYWEGKDFSHAKSVTAASKTTRGTFEAVGIADPTARAYAFDRVPETGWLVVVGVPTDSIYGAAHDWLFIMTCLAGCAIGISVGLAFLVTNHFTSTINVLVREALAIGRGDLTKRVHVPAKDELGLLARAFNQMATQLEVGQDQKAMIEKLSESIRQSLDINEILNTTVRELGQALSASRCCLALIDTKDTVDISDDELVFNHVWWDEKFGGTSLHNKSIRITRDSVMQMIIEQGSILSLDMLDDRGPTPLFENSKDSPNDWRSIKSLIACPITTKSGALGLILVHQCDTLRVWSDYELELVEAVTRHVTLALEHARLYNRTKTMAEQELLINHISRSVRSSLDLDTILNTVTQELGQALGADRIQIAQPRTEGPLVVTHEFHLAHMSDVKGVNMYSDAIDFHPNIGLNRILPGNNTLLGINLDEIMEAPAPEDEWGSPRPAGTTLRDAPIAVINNVFEDSRTLPFKDFLDVVSSQSMIAAPLLHENRLVGLLMVHQCDSMRTWDSSEIQLVAAIADQVAIAITHAHLFAQVKHQAITDGLTGLYNHIYFKNRLSEEIRLAKRKNTSCSLLMIDLDKLKMINDKFGHPVGDAAIRQIGAILKTLLRSGDTAARYGGEEFAIILPETTLLEAALIADRLCSQIRNTPVPGLGRITTSIGVASFPKHAMEMAELVENADKALYVAKNSGRDQVRLFEAEPTAIDLGEGVVFTPPPPTTPPAVASSLPIITPVINRDSDADNKLSKINKIRN; from the coding sequence GTGGCTGTAGAATTTCCGACTCGATTCAATATTAGAACCAGAATGCTGCTCCTTTGTCTGGGAGTGGCCGCTCCGTTGCTTGCTATCGGAAGTTTCTCTCTATGGAAGGAATATCGCACCCTCAAGCAAGAAGCTCAGCGGGCAACGACGTTTCAGGCCGCCATCTCAGTGCGCACTCTCGGTCAGTGGACCAAAGCTCAGCTAAGCACAGTCAGAGCGATTGCATCTATTCATGCTGTACAGCAGATGAATTTAGACACGTCCAAAAAAGTCTTTGCCACAGCCTTGCAAGCACAACCATTCTGGACTGAAATCACTCTTTTCAGTGCTGCCGGTGAGCCGGTTTTGAGCACATCAGCAATACCAAACGCACAAAAAACTGCAGTGCGTTTAACGAGCGTTCCTTTTATATCCAAAGTGGAAAAAACAAAGTCTCCACTCGTCTCAGGCTATGAACACGCACCAATCAGCGGTAAAGCGGCCATCTTAGTCGGCGCTCCGGTTATAGCAAGCGGTGAACTGCAGGGCGTACTGGTTGCCGCAATCGACCCGAAAGCAGTGCTCAATTTATTTCTCGGTCTGGGAGAAAACAACGGAAACATAGTCGCCGTTGTTGATGACTCCAAACGAGTAGTAGCGCGCACCCTGCAAAATGACTACTGGGAAGGTAAAGACTTCTCGCACGCCAAGAGTGTTACAGCAGCATCGAAGACGACCCGAGGCACCTTCGAAGCAGTGGGAATCGCAGACCCGACCGCTCGCGCCTATGCCTTCGACCGTGTTCCTGAAACAGGCTGGCTTGTCGTAGTTGGTGTACCGACTGATTCCATATACGGTGCGGCTCACGATTGGTTGTTCATCATGACCTGTCTGGCTGGCTGTGCAATCGGCATCTCAGTAGGTCTGGCATTTCTCGTCACCAACCACTTCACGAGCACAATCAATGTGCTAGTCAGAGAAGCACTGGCAATTGGTCGCGGCGACCTGACCAAGAGAGTGCATGTTCCGGCTAAAGACGAACTGGGACTTTTGGCGCGGGCGTTCAATCAAATGGCCACACAGCTGGAAGTCGGACAAGACCAGAAAGCTATGATCGAGAAACTGTCCGAATCGATTCGGCAATCTCTCGATATCAACGAAATTTTAAACACGACAGTGCGCGAACTGGGTCAGGCACTTTCAGCCAGCCGCTGTTGCCTGGCCCTCATCGACACGAAAGACACAGTCGATATCTCAGACGACGAGCTCGTCTTCAACCACGTCTGGTGGGACGAAAAATTCGGCGGCACATCACTGCACAACAAGTCAATTCGCATAACCAGAGACAGCGTTATGCAGATGATCATCGAACAGGGCTCCATTCTCTCACTCGACATGCTGGATGACCGGGGTCCGACACCTCTGTTCGAGAATTCCAAAGACTCTCCCAACGACTGGCGCTCGATCAAATCTCTGATCGCCTGCCCGATCACAACCAAAAGTGGTGCTCTCGGCTTGATTCTCGTACACCAGTGCGACACCTTGAGAGTCTGGTCCGACTACGAATTAGAACTGGTTGAGGCGGTGACACGACACGTCACCCTGGCTCTGGAACATGCGCGTTTATACAACCGCACCAAGACAATGGCGGAACAGGAACTTCTGATCAACCACATCAGCCGATCGGTGCGCAGCTCTCTCGACCTTGACACCATACTCAATACCGTCACGCAAGAACTCGGTCAAGCACTCGGGGCTGACCGCATCCAGATCGCCCAGCCTCGCACTGAAGGACCGCTCGTCGTCACACACGAGTTCCATCTTGCTCACATGAGTGACGTCAAAGGCGTCAACATGTACTCCGATGCCATCGATTTCCATCCGAACATAGGTTTGAATAGAATTCTGCCTGGAAACAATACACTGCTGGGCATCAATCTCGACGAAATCATGGAAGCGCCGGCGCCAGAAGACGAATGGGGCTCACCAAGACCAGCCGGAACGACACTGCGAGATGCACCAATAGCGGTGATCAACAATGTGTTCGAAGACAGCCGCACTCTACCTTTCAAAGACTTCCTGGACGTGGTCAGCTCACAGTCGATGATTGCCGCTCCACTGCTGCACGAAAACAGGCTGGTTGGCTTGCTGATGGTGCATCAGTGCGACTCGATGAGAACGTGGGACTCGAGCGAAATTCAACTGGTCGCTGCCATCGCAGACCAGGTCGCCATTGCCATCACTCACGCACACCTGTTTGCACAGGTCAAACATCAGGCTATTACAGATGGTCTGACAGGGCTCTACAATCACATTTACTTCAAGAATCGTCTCTCTGAAGAGATCAGACTGGCGAAGAGAAAAAATACTTCCTGCTCGCTGCTCATGATCGACCTCGACAAGTTGAAGATGATCAATGACAAGTTTGGTCACCCGGTTGGTGATGCCGCCATCCGCCAGATCGGTGCCATCCTCAAGACCTTGTTGCGCTCAGGTGACACTGCAGCCAGATATGGTGGTGAAGAATTCGCCATTATCCTTCCTGAAACGACTCTGCTTGAAGCTGCACTGATTGCAGACCGACTCTGCAGCCAGATCCGCAACACACCGGTGCCAGGACTGGGACGCATCACTACGTCGATTGGCGTTGCATCCTTTCCAAAACATGCCATGGAAATGGCTGAACTGGTCGAAAATGCAGATAAGGCACTCTATGTCGCCAAAAATAGCGGCAGAGATCAAGTGCGTTTATTTGAGGCGGAACCGACTGCCATCGATCTGGGCGAGGGCGTTGTCTTCACACCGCCACCACCTACGACACCACCAGCTGTAGCTTCGTCGTTGCCCATTATCACCCCGGTGATCAATCGTGACAGTGATGCCGACAACAAACTCTCGAAAATCAACAAGATCCGCAACTAA
- a CDS encoding CPBP family intramembrane metalloprotease codes for MKKRHYLWCLAIVGIIGFSFYLLKSSQVFPSASIEIKLSKTQVTQRAEEWAKKLGYSEILPIHSTTFAYDDDGKTFLEYELGSTQANALMKQTIPIWYWTTRFCKPLKQEEFGCWLSPDGHLTAFDRSLENDRELPTVKHDQALTMAQDFVTREAQSSLDGYKLIEQATVEQPHRTDHNFTWEDTVHEWHGAKLRTHVYISGNQVTGYNHYLHVPDVWSRKFGKLRSYNDALADAASIFYVALNTGSFFIFIWAFANNLIRWRFALIVAVVYAVLNTLESLNGLPSQWHSYDTSMPQHGFQLNLAMGIFTGAVQTFVQTFILTAAAESIYRRSFPEKMALEKVLTTIGLRTRTTLNGIVSGTSAFGTHLGWIVLFYLAGRPLGLWCPLEVQNEESLSSYFPFFSALNVGFNASLTEEFTYRVIGLIGFQRLVKNFWVANLLQAAAWAFMHSNYPQEPPYARGVELTVVGFFYGTILRYFGVFPCIFSHNLIDTFLGLEPLFASSIPTMRLSAFLALTPFLALAAGSLILRAKRGEFTDEDSISNKALTPVELPPAVVVAEELAPRTYQYKPMKRPLRLILACMATIFTAIQFLYYVPAIGQSALLTIPRESAIARAKQYLEANDVHLDGYSYSASLVKGLDDSEMQYVFEKAPKRLYELSEIPERPLIWRIRFFKHLVQKEYLVLVDSRGKVLSLGLTEPDDEPGANLTQKEAQEKIEAFLNKEHREIVPFTLAAEPREEKKEARTDYTVQFDVPKYKVGEAEYKLTSECIGDRVSGYDHNWILPDKWKFDRDKKYLREEICKVLVYFVYFVFAVALIWWAKGVLRSQAIPWKPAIAIGVVIGIFNMIETVNGLPDLFTEYDTKMPLVSFFVAEGVRTFASATSTIAMYAAIAAFGLGALRLLMPSTSVASVLRTTFLPAGPEEKSVSLNIWLDATIIGFVIGLGQRVLWIALGLVRSHISPTISMAPLEVLCGLVNIFNPSVSTVLDAVTRGMTLVFASAICIGIYFKYLRTARNYFIFALVVSFIFPSPDRYWQDYLIDVVNYLVTFAIIYFLVSKLARENLLAYFLAGFITTIVGSMRVLMKHAAGLYFDDLVFLTALMMSPVMYVIFKRTNRPRFLGGKPKPAAQAKNQALSDLGSF; via the coding sequence GTGAAAAAACGCCACTACCTATGGTGTCTGGCGATTGTCGGAATAATCGGCTTTTCTTTTTATTTGCTGAAATCGTCGCAGGTTTTTCCTTCAGCAAGTATTGAAATCAAGCTCTCAAAAACTCAAGTAACTCAGCGCGCTGAAGAATGGGCTAAGAAACTGGGCTACAGTGAAATACTTCCCATCCATTCAACCACCTTTGCCTACGACGACGATGGAAAAACTTTCCTCGAGTACGAGCTTGGATCGACACAAGCAAATGCTCTGATGAAGCAAACAATTCCGATATGGTACTGGACAACACGCTTTTGCAAGCCGCTCAAGCAAGAAGAATTTGGCTGCTGGCTCAGCCCAGACGGGCATCTGACTGCCTTTGACCGCAGCCTGGAAAATGATCGAGAGCTGCCCACGGTGAAACACGACCAGGCTCTCACCATGGCCCAGGACTTTGTCACCAGAGAAGCACAATCCAGTCTCGATGGTTACAAACTGATCGAGCAGGCCACAGTCGAGCAACCGCACAGAACCGATCACAATTTTACGTGGGAAGACACTGTTCATGAATGGCACGGAGCCAAGCTTCGGACGCACGTGTACATAAGCGGAAATCAGGTGACTGGTTATAATCATTACTTGCACGTGCCCGACGTCTGGTCACGTAAATTCGGCAAGCTGCGTTCCTACAATGATGCACTGGCTGACGCAGCCAGCATATTTTACGTGGCACTGAACACCGGGTCGTTTTTCATTTTTATATGGGCTTTTGCCAATAATTTGATTCGCTGGCGTTTTGCTCTCATCGTCGCGGTCGTCTACGCCGTGCTCAATACGCTTGAAAGCCTGAACGGATTACCCAGTCAGTGGCACAGCTATGACACGAGTATGCCGCAGCACGGATTCCAACTCAATCTGGCTATGGGAATATTCACGGGCGCCGTGCAGACTTTTGTCCAGACATTCATTCTGACAGCAGCAGCAGAATCTATCTACCGCCGCTCTTTCCCAGAGAAAATGGCCCTCGAAAAAGTGCTGACGACTATTGGTCTGCGCACAAGAACCACGCTGAACGGCATTGTAAGCGGCACGTCCGCGTTCGGAACACACCTTGGCTGGATAGTTCTTTTCTATCTGGCAGGCAGACCGCTGGGACTGTGGTGCCCACTTGAAGTGCAAAATGAAGAGTCTTTGAGCTCTTACTTCCCATTCTTTTCAGCCCTGAATGTGGGTTTCAACGCCTCTCTGACTGAAGAATTCACTTATCGCGTAATCGGGCTGATTGGCTTTCAACGACTGGTAAAAAACTTCTGGGTAGCTAATTTGTTGCAAGCCGCCGCCTGGGCTTTCATGCACAGCAACTATCCCCAGGAGCCGCCTTACGCTCGCGGCGTCGAGCTCACGGTGGTGGGCTTTTTCTATGGCACTATCCTGCGCTATTTCGGGGTATTTCCGTGTATCTTCTCTCACAACCTGATTGATACGTTTCTCGGTCTGGAACCGCTGTTCGCCTCCTCCATTCCAACCATGCGCCTCAGTGCCTTCCTGGCGCTGACGCCGTTTCTGGCTCTGGCTGCAGGTTCTCTTATCTTGCGGGCCAAACGCGGAGAGTTCACCGACGAAGATTCAATCAGCAACAAGGCGCTGACTCCGGTTGAATTGCCACCAGCTGTGGTAGTAGCTGAAGAGCTAGCGCCGCGCACGTATCAATACAAACCAATGAAAAGACCGCTGCGCCTGATTCTGGCATGCATGGCAACAATTTTTACGGCGATCCAGTTTCTTTACTATGTGCCGGCGATCGGGCAGAGCGCACTACTGACGATACCACGAGAAAGTGCTATTGCCAGAGCCAAACAGTACCTGGAAGCCAACGACGTGCACCTGGACGGATACTCGTATTCAGCATCGCTGGTTAAAGGTCTGGACGACAGCGAAATGCAATATGTGTTCGAAAAGGCTCCCAAACGGCTCTATGAGTTGAGCGAGATCCCGGAGCGCCCGCTCATCTGGCGCATACGATTTTTCAAGCATCTTGTACAGAAAGAATATCTGGTGCTCGTCGATTCGCGTGGAAAAGTGCTCTCGCTCGGTCTGACCGAACCTGATGACGAGCCTGGAGCCAACCTGACACAGAAAGAAGCGCAAGAGAAGATAGAAGCATTCCTCAACAAGGAACATCGTGAAATCGTGCCGTTCACACTGGCGGCAGAACCAAGAGAAGAGAAAAAAGAGGCGCGCACTGATTATACGGTGCAGTTCGACGTGCCTAAATACAAAGTCGGGGAAGCTGAATACAAGCTCACCTCTGAGTGTATCGGTGACAGAGTAAGCGGTTACGATCACAACTGGATTTTGCCCGACAAATGGAAGTTCGACCGCGACAAAAAGTATTTACGCGAAGAAATTTGCAAAGTCCTCGTCTATTTCGTCTACTTTGTATTTGCCGTTGCCTTGATCTGGTGGGCGAAAGGCGTGTTGCGCTCACAAGCCATTCCATGGAAACCCGCAATTGCAATTGGGGTAGTGATTGGCATCTTCAACATGATTGAGACAGTGAACGGATTGCCGGATCTGTTTACTGAGTACGATACGAAAATGCCCCTCGTCTCCTTTTTTGTCGCTGAAGGTGTGCGCACATTCGCCAGCGCCACATCGACAATCGCTATGTACGCAGCCATTGCCGCATTCGGTCTGGGTGCGTTGCGCCTGCTCATGCCCAGCACCTCCGTAGCATCGGTCCTGAGAACAACATTCTTGCCGGCCGGCCCTGAAGAAAAGTCAGTCAGCTTGAACATCTGGCTCGATGCCACCATCATCGGTTTCGTAATCGGGCTCGGGCAGCGGGTTTTATGGATCGCTCTCGGTCTGGTGCGCAGTCACATCTCTCCCACTATTTCAATGGCACCACTCGAGGTTTTGTGCGGGCTGGTCAACATTTTCAACCCCTCCGTCAGTACGGTACTGGATGCGGTGACGAGAGGCATGACATTAGTTTTTGCATCAGCAATCTGTATCGGCATCTATTTCAAGTATTTACGCACGGCGCGAAACTATTTCATCTTTGCGCTCGTGGTCAGCTTCATCTTCCCCAGCCCGGACAGATACTGGCAAGATTACTTGATAGACGTAGTCAACTATCTGGTCACATTTGCCATCATCTATTTCCTTGTTTCAAAGCTGGCCCGAGAAAACCTGCTCGCTTATTTCCTGGCTGGATTCATCACAACCATCGTCGGTTCCATGCGGGTTCTCATGAAACACGCAGCCGGACTGTATTTTGACGACCTCGTCTTTCTGACAGCTCTGATGATGTCACCTGTCATGTATGTGATTTTCAAAAGAACAAACCGTCCCAGATTTCTGGGCGGCAAACCAAAACCGGCTGCTCAAGCTAAGAATCAAGCACTTTCAGATTTGGGCTCATTCTGA
- the acpS gene encoding holo-[acyl-carrier-protein] synthase: METLPFQLKIGTDVCSVNRIENTYKRFGHRFAERILTENEAKYVFGRKHGAAQRFAARFAAKEAMSKVLGTGWNGIGWKDVEVTKKRSGEPGIRLHGRAEVLARKLGLTNIEVTLSHEREYAVAFVVAYGPTETSP, from the coding sequence ATGGAAACCCTTCCTTTTCAACTGAAAATCGGTACCGATGTTTGTTCAGTCAACCGTATCGAGAATACATACAAAAGATTTGGCCATCGTTTTGCTGAACGCATTTTGACTGAGAACGAAGCGAAATATGTCTTCGGCAGGAAGCACGGCGCGGCCCAACGTTTCGCCGCCAGATTCGCAGCCAAAGAAGCTATGTCAAAAGTGCTGGGAACAGGCTGGAACGGAATCGGCTGGAAGGACGTCGAAGTGACAAAGAAGCGGTCCGGCGAACCCGGCATCCGCCTGCACGGACGCGCTGAAGTGCTAGCCAGGAAATTAGGATTGACAAATATCGAGGTGACTTTAAGTCACGAGCGTGAGTATGCAGTCGCTTTCGTAGTCGCTTACGGTCCAACGGAGACCAGTCCGTGA
- the folK gene encoding 2-amino-4-hydroxy-6-hydroxymethyldihydropteridine diphosphokinase, whose amino-acid sequence MLVEPRKIRGNPRQSRAFIGLGSNVGDRVGYVQQAMQLLKDIPRIKVIECSSLYETEPVNREYKEWFVNAVAAVDTTLTAEELLDVCKDIEKRLAEMHSKESVSSRRNDGLRIRIIDLDILFFGDEVLETPYLHVPHQYIAERAYALVPLLEIAPNFVHPILNRTVTQIHEALPAPELVFLYGTRGVDQ is encoded by the coding sequence ATTTTGGTCGAGCCGCGCAAAATAAGAGGCAATCCGCGCCAGAGTCGAGCTTTCATAGGACTCGGGTCAAACGTTGGCGATCGCGTGGGCTATGTACAGCAGGCAATGCAGTTGCTCAAAGACATTCCTCGCATCAAAGTAATTGAGTGTTCCAGTCTTTATGAGACAGAGCCGGTCAATCGAGAATATAAAGAGTGGTTCGTCAACGCAGTCGCCGCGGTAGACACAACTCTGACCGCCGAAGAGCTGCTCGACGTCTGCAAAGACATCGAAAAACGATTAGCCGAAATGCACAGCAAAGAGTCTGTTTCCAGTCGGCGTAACGACGGTTTGAGAATAAGAATAATCGACCTGGATATTCTCTTTTTCGGTGATGAAGTTTTGGAAACACCTTATTTGCACGTTCCTCATCAATACATTGCTGAGCGAGCCTATGCGCTGGTGCCGCTTTTAGAGATTGCACCTAATTTCGTGCATCCGATTTTGAACAGAACAGTCACTCAAATTCATGAAGCACTTCCCGCTCCAGAGTTAGTATTTTTATACGGCACGCGCGGAGTCGATCAGTGA